A window of Acidobacteriota bacterium genomic DNA:
GAAGCTGACGCGGTCGTCGACTTGTTCATCAACGGGCTCGGGAGGCCGCACACGCGATGATCCCCATCAACTCCGTGACCGTGCTCGGCGCCGGCACCATGGGCGCCCAGATTGCCCTGCACTGTGCCAATGCCGGCATTCCCGTCCTGCTGCTGGACCTCACTCCCGAACTGGCGCGCCAGGGCCTCGACAAGGCCCGCAAGCTGAAGCCGGATCCGCAGTTCACGCCGGACGCCCACACGCTGGTGACCACCGGCGGCTTCGACACCGGCCTCGACCAGATCGGCACCTCCGACTGGATCATGGAAGCGGTGATCGAGCGGCTCGACGTCAAGCAGCAGCTGCTGGCGCGCGTCGACGAGAAGCGGCGGCCCGGCTCGATTGTCAGCACCAACACCTCGGGCATTCCCATCGCCGCGCTCGCCGAGGGCCGATCCGACGACTTCCGCCGGCATTGGCTCGGCACGCATTTCTTCAACCCGCCGCGCTACCTGCGGCTGCTCGAGATCATCCCCACCGCCGAGACCGATCCCGCGGTCGTGGCCGCGGTCACGCGGTTTGGCGACCACCGGCTCGGCAAGGGCGTGGTGGTGGCGAAGGACACGCCGAACTTCATCGGCAACCACATCGCGCTGTACGGCGTGGCGCGCACGCTCGAAGCGCTCGCCACAGGCAAGTACACGATCGAGGAGATCGATGCGATCACCGGCCCGGCGCTCGGCCGTCCAGGCAGCGCGACGTTCAGGACCATGGACATCGCCGGCATCGACATCCTCGCGCACGTGCTCCGCAACCTGAACGAACGGCTCGAGAGCGTTGCCGACCGCGCCGCGTTCGCGGTGCCCGGCCTGGTCGATGAATTGATCAAGCGTGGGCAGCTCGGCGAGAAGACCGGCAAGGGGTTTTACGAGCGCCGCAAGAACGCCAAGGGCGAAAGCGAAATCTGGACGCTCGATCCGGCGACCTTCGAGTACCGGGCCAAGCAGTCGGCGCGGATCGGGTCGATCGAAGCGGGCCGAGCGATCGACGACCTGTCGGAACGGGTGCGCGCGCTGTTCAACGCCAAGGACAAGGCCGGCGAGTTCCTGCGCGCAACCCTCGCGCCGACACTGGTCTACACGGCGCGGGTCACGCCGGCGATCGCCCATTCGATTGACGATGTCGATCGGGTGATGCGGTGGGGCTTTGGCTGGGACCTGGGCCCCTTCGAGCTGTTCGACATCATCGGCGTACGCGAAGTGCTCGCGGCGGCCGAGGCCGCCGGTGGCCATGCCATGGCCGGCGGCGTCCCGCCGCTGATCGCCAGCATGCTCGACGGCGGCCTGACCCGCTTCCGCGAGGGCGCCGTCAAGCCGGCCGCGGCCGACCTGCAGATCCTCCGGACGGCGAAGGAGCAGGGGCTCGTCATCAAGAAGAACGCCGGGGCCAGCCTGGTCGATCTCGGCGACGGTGTCATTGCGGTCGAGTTCCACTCGAAGATGAACGCGATCGGTGCCGACACGGTTCAGATGCTGCACGCCGGCGTGAAGGAAGCCGCCAAGAGCGGACAGGCGCTGGTCGTGGGCAACGACGCGCCGAACTTCTCGGCCGGCGCCAACCTCATGCTGGTGTTGCTCGAAGCCCAGGAAGGCAACTGGGACGAGATCGACATGATGGTCCGCGCCTTCCAGCAGGCCACCATGGCGCTGCGCTACAGCCCGGTGCCGGTGGTCGTCGCACCGGCGGGCCTGACGCTCGGTGGCGGCGCCGAAATCGCCTTGCACGGCGACCGCGTGCAGGCGGCGGCTGAAACGTACATGGGCCTGGTCGAGGTCGGGGTCGGGCTGATCCCCGGCGGCGGCGGCACCAAGGAGATGACGGCGCGGGCGATGGCCGAACTGCCGACGCCGCACAGCGATCCGTTGCCGTACATCCAGAAGGCCTTCGAGACGATGGCCCTGGGCAAGGTCTCGACGAGTGGTCCCGAGGCCCGGCGCCTCGGCTACCTGGCGGTGACCGATGGCATCTCGATGAACCGCGAACGGCTGATGGCCGATGCCAAGTCCAAGGCACTCGAGCGGGTGCGCGAAGGATACCGCGCGCCGGCGCCGCGCACCGCGATTCCGGTGGGCGGCGAATCGGTCACCGCGGCCCTCAACCTCGGCGTGCACTTGATGTGGCGCGCCGGCCGCGCCAGCGATCACGACGCCGTGGTCGGCCGCAAGCTCGCGCACATCATGGGCGGCGGCAACCTGCCGCATGCCACGACGGTCAGCGAGCACTATTTGCTGGACCTCGAGCGCGAGGCGTTCATGAGCCTGATCGGTGAACGCAAGACGCTGGAACGGATCCAGCACACGCTCAAGACCGGCAAGCCGCTGAGGAACTGAGGGTGATTGATGTCGGCACCGGCTCACCGATTGTGCTCATCCCCGGCCTGCAAGGCCGCTGGGAGTGGATGCGTCCGGCCGTCGAGGCGCTGGCGCGGCACCATCGCGTGATCTCGTTCTCGCTCTGCGACGAGAAGACCAGCCCGTTCCCGTGCGATCCGGCCAGGGCCTTCGACAACTACGTCGCCCAGGTCGGGACCGCCATGGATCGGGCCGGGCTGTCGCAGGCCGCCATCGTCGGTGTCTCGTACGGCGGGTTGATTGCGGCGGAGTTCAGCGCGCGATCTCCCGCGCGCGTCTCGTCGCTCGTGCTGGCCTCGGCGCTACACAGCGGATGGCAGCCGAACGAGAGCCAGCGGCGCTACCTGAGCGCACCGCGATTGATGAGCCCGATGTTCGTCGTCACGGCACCGGGGCGAATGAATCCGGAAGTGGCGGCGGCGATTCCGAAGATCGGCGCGCGGCTCAGGTTCATGGCTGGCCAGGGGGCGCGCATCGCGATGGCGCCGGCCTCGCCGACGCTCATGGCGCGGCGAGTGACATGGGCATCAGGCCACCAGTTTGCGGATCCGCGTACCATCCGGGCACGGGCGCTGGTCATGACCGGTGAGGCCGGACTCGACCAGGTGGTCCCGGTGCAGGTGACCGAGGAGTACATGCAAGAGCTGCAGTCGGCGCAACGGGTGGTGCTGGAACGCACCGGCCACATCGGCCTGGTGACGCGGCCCGACACGTTCGCGGAGATTCTTGGAAGGTTTGTGGATGACACCCGAATTCCTGCGTGAAATTCCCGGGCCCGCCGGCCCGCTCGAAGCGCTGCTGGACGAGCCCGAGGGCGAGCCGCGGGCGGTGGCCGTGTTCGGCCACCCGCATCCGCTGCACGGCGGCACCATGCACACCAAGGCGCTGTACCAGGCCGCCAAGGCCATGCCGCGCATTGGCGTCGCCGCCCTGCGCTTCAACTTTCGCGGGGTCGGACAGAGCGCCGGGACGTTCGACTCGGGCGCGGGCGAAAAGGCCGACTTCACGGCCGCCATCGATTTCGTGGCCGAACGCTTTCCGGGCCTCCCGATCTGGGCTGCGGGCATGTCGTTCGGGTCGTGGATTGCCATGACCGTCGGCGCCGAGGATCCACGCGTGTCGCTGCTGCTCGGCATTGCCCCACCGGTCGACCGCTACGACTTCGGCGTGCTGGCCACCTGCCCGCTGCCCAAGTTCATCGTCCACGGCGAAGACGATGAACTGATTTCGATCAAGGAGGTCCGCAAGTTCTACGGGCAGATCCCTGAACCGAAAGAGTTGATCACCATCGAAGATGCCAACCACTTGTTCGAGATGAAGACGTCGCTCGTCGGCGATGCCGTCGAAGGCCTGCTGGCCGACGTCATTGCCCCGGCGAAATAGGAATCACCATGCAGGATGCCGTCATCGTTTCCGCCGTTCGCACCGCCGTCGGCAAGGCGCCCAAGGGCACCCTCAGCGTGATGCGCCCAGACGAACTGGCCGCCGCCGCCATCACGGGCGCCCTCGCCCGCGTCCCCGGATTCGACGTCGCCGCGATCGACGATGTGATCCTCGGGTGCGCGATGCCGGAAGGCGAACAGGGCCTGAACGTGGCCCGCATTGCCAGCCTGCGCGCGGGCATTCCGGTCGAGGCCTCTGCCGTCACGGTGAATCGCTTCTGCTCGTCAGGCCTCCAGGCCATTGCCTATGGCGCCGAGCGCATCATGCTGGGCCAGGGGCAGGCGGCCGTGGCCGGCGGTACCGAATCCATGAGCATGGTGCCGATGGGCGGCAACAAGGTGTCGCCCAATCCGGCGCTGGTGGCGACCTACCCGGATGTCTACCTGAGCACCGGCCTCGTGGCCGAGAATCACGCGCGCGAATCGCAGGTCTCGCGCGAGGCGCAGGACCAGTTCGCGCTGCGCAGCCATCAGCGCGCGGTTGCCGCCATCGACGCGGGCCGGTTCAAGGACGAGATTGTTCCGCTGATGGTTCGGGTGGTGGACCACTCCGCCAAGGGCGGGCCCAAGACCAGGGAACTCGTGTTCGACACGGACGAGGGACCGCGTCGCGATACCTCGATCGAGGCGCTGGCCAAGCTGCGGCCGGCGTTTCACGTCAGCGGCACGGTCACGGCCGGCAACTCCTCGCAGATGAGCGACGGCGCGGCGGCCGTGATCGTCACCTCCGCAGCGTTGGCGAAGGAACGTGGACTCACGCCGCTCGCGCGATTCGTCGGCTACGCCACCGCCGGGGTCAAGCCCGAACTGTTCGGCATCGGGCCGGTGCCGGCGATTCGCAAGGTCTTGAAGCTGACCGGGCTGACGCTGGACCAGATTGACCTGATCGAATTGAACGAGGCGTTCGCCTCGCAGGCGCTGGCGTGCATGAACGAGCTGGGCATGGATCCCGACAAGGTCAACGTCAACGGCGGCGCCATTGCCCTGGGCCACCCGT
This region includes:
- a CDS encoding alpha/beta hydrolase, producing MTPEFLREIPGPAGPLEALLDEPEGEPRAVAVFGHPHPLHGGTMHTKALYQAAKAMPRIGVAALRFNFRGVGQSAGTFDSGAGEKADFTAAIDFVAERFPGLPIWAAGMSFGSWIAMTVGAEDPRVSLLLGIAPPVDRYDFGVLATCPLPKFIVHGEDDELISIKEVRKFYGQIPEPKELITIEDANHLFEMKTSLVGDAVEGLLADVIAPAK
- a CDS encoding alpha/beta hydrolase, whose protein sequence is MIDVGTGSPIVLIPGLQGRWEWMRPAVEALARHHRVISFSLCDEKTSPFPCDPARAFDNYVAQVGTAMDRAGLSQAAIVGVSYGGLIAAEFSARSPARVSSLVLASALHSGWQPNESQRRYLSAPRLMSPMFVVTAPGRMNPEVAAAIPKIGARLRFMAGQGARIAMAPASPTLMARRVTWASGHQFADPRTIRARALVMTGEAGLDQVVPVQVTEEYMQELQSAQRVVLERTGHIGLVTRPDTFAEILGRFVDDTRIPA
- a CDS encoding acetyl-CoA C-acyltransferase — translated: MQDAVIVSAVRTAVGKAPKGTLSVMRPDELAAAAITGALARVPGFDVAAIDDVILGCAMPEGEQGLNVARIASLRAGIPVEASAVTVNRFCSSGLQAIAYGAERIMLGQGQAAVAGGTESMSMVPMGGNKVSPNPALVATYPDVYLSTGLVAENHARESQVSREAQDQFALRSHQRAVAAIDAGRFKDEIVPLMVRVVDHSAKGGPKTRELVFDTDEGPRRDTSIEALAKLRPAFHVSGTVTAGNSSQMSDGAAAVIVTSAALAKERGLTPLARFVGYATAGVKPELFGIGPVPAIRKVLKLTGLTLDQIDLIELNEAFASQALACMNELGMDPDKVNVNGGAIALGHPLGCTGGKLTATLIHELHRRKARYGLVTMCVGGGMGAAGIFERM
- a CDS encoding 3-hydroxyacyl-CoA dehydrogenase NAD-binding domain-containing protein is translated as MIPINSVTVLGAGTMGAQIALHCANAGIPVLLLDLTPELARQGLDKARKLKPDPQFTPDAHTLVTTGGFDTGLDQIGTSDWIMEAVIERLDVKQQLLARVDEKRRPGSIVSTNTSGIPIAALAEGRSDDFRRHWLGTHFFNPPRYLRLLEIIPTAETDPAVVAAVTRFGDHRLGKGVVVAKDTPNFIGNHIALYGVARTLEALATGKYTIEEIDAITGPALGRPGSATFRTMDIAGIDILAHVLRNLNERLESVADRAAFAVPGLVDELIKRGQLGEKTGKGFYERRKNAKGESEIWTLDPATFEYRAKQSARIGSIEAGRAIDDLSERVRALFNAKDKAGEFLRATLAPTLVYTARVTPAIAHSIDDVDRVMRWGFGWDLGPFELFDIIGVREVLAAAEAAGGHAMAGGVPPLIASMLDGGLTRFREGAVKPAAADLQILRTAKEQGLVIKKNAGASLVDLGDGVIAVEFHSKMNAIGADTVQMLHAGVKEAAKSGQALVVGNDAPNFSAGANLMLVLLEAQEGNWDEIDMMVRAFQQATMALRYSPVPVVVAPAGLTLGGGAEIALHGDRVQAAAETYMGLVEVGVGLIPGGGGTKEMTARAMAELPTPHSDPLPYIQKAFETMALGKVSTSGPEARRLGYLAVTDGISMNRERLMADAKSKALERVREGYRAPAPRTAIPVGGESVTAALNLGVHLMWRAGRASDHDAVVGRKLAHIMGGGNLPHATTVSEHYLLDLEREAFMSLIGERKTLERIQHTLKTGKPLRN